In Fibrobacter sp. UWB10, a single window of DNA contains:
- the groES gene encoding co-chaperone GroES, with protein sequence MIKPLADRIVVKPAEAEQKTSSGLFIPDNAKEKPMQGKVVAVGPGRKNEKGDLVAMEVKVGDVVLYGKYSGTEVTVDGENYLIVKESDVIATL encoded by the coding sequence ATGATTAAGCCTCTTGCAGATCGAATCGTCGTCAAGCCGGCAGAAGCCGAACAGAAGACCTCCTCGGGTCTCTTTATCCCGGACAACGCCAAGGAAAAGCCGATGCAGGGTAAGGTCGTGGCCGTGGGCCCGGGTCGCAAGAACGAAAAGGGCGACCTCGTTGCCATGGAAGTCAAGGTCGGCGACGTGGTGCTTTACGGCAAGTACAGCGGTACTGAAGTCACCGTTGATGGCGAAAACTACCTGATCGTGAAGGAATCCGACGTCATCGCTACTCTGTAA
- a CDS encoding T9SS type A sorting domain-containing protein, whose amino-acid sequence MGIGLKTSTIFAGVVLAFGLASPAFSANRQMENLSRGLAVTNTGKGMLVSWRLLGTDAPDVEFNLYRDGEKIASVGKTGGTNYLDAAGKTTSKYTVAAVVGGKEGAKQGVSVVLDKTVSNSGKSFPYKTIKLEVPAAQTMPDGEKCTYTPNDVSTADLDGDGEYELILKWDPSNAHDNSQTGYTGTVFIDAYKLDGTRLWRIDLGKNIRAGAHYTQFQVFDYDGDGKAEMIVKTADGTIDGTGKAIGDKSKDYRDASGTILKGPEYLTVFRGVDGAAISTVTYEPSRDINQHVKGKDAHGYWGDNYGNRCERYLAATGYLDGVHPSAIFARGYYSSSYVAAYDFDGKDLKLRWLHKSEYPGQGLYGEGNHSLQAVDLDGDGYDEIFFGAAALNHDGTLRYRTGLGHGDAHHIGDLDPDLPGLESWDVHEHKDAQYTEEMRANDGKIIWGTPQPSAEGVDNGRGMAADVDSEYRGYEMWSAKGGGMKTAKGKLIGTPAVSQNFRIYFDGDEYDELLDGAFVTKFNSTSKKSETYFDGPSALGVTGCNGTKNTPSLVADLFGDWREEMVVRSEKDPTLLYIVSTPVESKLRVYTLMHDATYRTAVASQNTAYNQPSHLGYYLPDMVKSLKQPSIFVVGEDPTPADTTPVVNNGKSELDASTPKDGKGWTQSENEGFLKNGYYNFDNALSSYGTWEIFSKTEAKTTLTVRFTNGGSTSRNMAVTVNGASAGTISFPSTDASWTTYSEAKIDVKIVAGVNTITFTSMTSDGGPNFDMFTFGIDGVELYDGTQKIDNPTALAVIPFKNGVSFNPSTGVLFTPKAGFAEVYFYDMSGAMRMGVSRNVNAGSTTISLDREMLPKGTYLVKVMLDGKAVSTKKFSKL is encoded by the coding sequence ATGGGTATTGGTTTAAAAACATCGACGATTTTTGCAGGAGTCGTGCTGGCGTTTGGGCTTGCATCTCCGGCTTTTTCTGCTAACCGCCAGATGGAAAATCTTTCGCGCGGTCTTGCTGTCACGAACACGGGCAAGGGTATGCTCGTGAGTTGGCGCCTTTTGGGTACCGACGCTCCGGACGTGGAGTTCAATCTCTATCGTGATGGCGAGAAAATTGCTTCCGTTGGTAAGACGGGTGGCACGAACTACCTGGACGCCGCCGGCAAGACAACTTCCAAATATACGGTCGCGGCAGTAGTTGGCGGCAAGGAAGGTGCCAAGCAGGGTGTTTCCGTGGTGCTCGACAAGACGGTCTCCAACAGCGGAAAGTCTTTCCCGTATAAGACGATTAAACTGGAAGTCCCCGCGGCACAGACGATGCCCGACGGCGAAAAATGCACGTACACTCCGAACGATGTGAGTACGGCCGACCTCGACGGCGACGGCGAATACGAACTGATTTTGAAATGGGATCCGTCTAACGCTCACGACAACTCGCAGACGGGCTATACGGGTACGGTATTCATCGATGCCTACAAGCTCGACGGTACGCGCCTTTGGCGTATTGACCTCGGTAAGAATATTCGCGCGGGCGCACACTACACGCAGTTCCAGGTCTTTGATTACGATGGCGACGGCAAGGCCGAGATGATCGTGAAGACTGCCGACGGCACGATTGACGGTACGGGCAAGGCGATTGGCGACAAGTCGAAGGATTACCGCGACGCGAGTGGTACGATTCTTAAAGGTCCTGAATACCTGACTGTTTTCCGTGGCGTAGACGGTGCCGCGATTTCGACCGTTACGTACGAACCGAGCCGTGATATTAACCAGCACGTGAAGGGCAAGGATGCCCATGGCTACTGGGGCGATAACTACGGCAACCGCTGTGAACGCTACTTGGCTGCAACGGGTTATCTGGACGGAGTGCACCCGAGTGCAATCTTTGCACGTGGCTACTACAGTTCCTCCTATGTGGCGGCCTATGATTTTGACGGTAAGGACTTGAAGCTCCGCTGGCTCCACAAGTCGGAATATCCGGGCCAAGGCCTGTACGGCGAAGGAAACCACAGCCTTCAGGCGGTGGACCTTGACGGTGACGGCTACGACGAAATCTTTTTCGGGGCTGCGGCCTTGAACCACGATGGAACGCTGCGTTACCGCACGGGCCTCGGTCATGGCGATGCCCATCACATCGGTGATCTGGATCCGGATCTTCCGGGGCTTGAATCCTGGGACGTGCACGAACACAAGGATGCCCAGTACACCGAAGAAATGCGTGCCAATGATGGCAAGATTATTTGGGGCACTCCGCAGCCATCTGCCGAAGGTGTCGATAATGGCCGTGGCATGGCGGCGGACGTTGATTCTGAATATCGTGGCTATGAAATGTGGTCTGCAAAGGGCGGTGGAATGAAAACCGCCAAGGGCAAACTCATTGGAACGCCTGCAGTGTCTCAGAACTTCCGCATTTATTTTGATGGCGATGAGTATGACGAACTCTTGGACGGCGCTTTTGTGACCAAGTTCAATTCTACGTCGAAAAAATCCGAAACTTATTTCGATGGTCCATCTGCCCTCGGTGTTACCGGTTGCAATGGCACCAAGAATACCCCGAGCCTTGTGGCCGACCTCTTTGGCGACTGGCGCGAAGAAATGGTAGTGCGTAGCGAAAAGGATCCGACGTTGCTGTACATCGTTTCGACCCCGGTAGAAAGCAAACTTCGTGTCTACACGCTGATGCACGATGCCACCTACCGCACGGCGGTTGCGTCTCAAAATACGGCCTATAACCAGCCGTCGCACCTGGGCTACTACTTGCCCGACATGGTAAAGTCGCTCAAGCAGCCGAGCATCTTCGTAGTGGGCGAGGACCCGACTCCTGCCGACACGACCCCGGTGGTGAACAACGGAAAGTCCGAACTGGATGCCTCTACCCCGAAGGATGGCAAGGGCTGGACTCAGAGCGAAAACGAAGGCTTCCTCAAGAACGGCTACTATAACTTTGACAATGCGCTTTCGAGCTACGGCACTTGGGAAATCTTCTCGAAGACCGAGGCAAAGACCACGCTTACGGTGCGCTTCACGAACGGTGGGAGTACTTCCCGCAATATGGCGGTTACCGTGAACGGTGCTTCTGCCGGCACGATTAGCTTCCCCTCGACAGATGCCTCCTGGACGACTTATTCCGAGGCGAAGATCGACGTGAAAATTGTCGCTGGCGTGAATACGATTACGTTTACCTCGATGACAAGTGACGGCGGCCCGAACTTTGACATGTTCACTTTCGGTATCGACGGTGTAGAACTCTATGATGGTACGCAGAAGATTGATAATCCGACTGCACTTGCGGTAATTCCGTTCAAGAATGGAGTCTCCTTCAATCCTTCTACGGGCGTGCTCTTTACACCCAAGGCTGGCTTTGCGGAAGTCTACTTCTACGATATGTCCGGCGCAATGCGCATGGGGGTGTCGCGGAACGTGAATGCAGGCTCTACGACGATTTCGCTTGACCGCGAAATGCTTCCGAAGGGAACTTATCTCGTTAAGGTAATGCTTGACGGAAAGGCTGTTTCGACGAAGAAATTCTCGAAGCTATAA
- the groL gene encoding chaperonin GroEL (60 kDa chaperone family; promotes refolding of misfolded polypeptides especially under stressful conditions; forms two stacked rings of heptamers to form a barrel-shaped 14mer; ends can be capped by GroES; misfolded proteins enter the barrel where they are refolded when GroES binds), with the protein MAKQLKFDVAARESLMKGVDKLANAVKVTLGPKGRNVMIAKAFGAPNVTKDGVSVAKEVELEDAYENLGAQMAKEVANKTSDAAGDGTTTATVLAQAITREGLKNVAAGANPMDIKRGMDAAVEAVIKEIGKMAVKINGKEHIAQVATISANNDPEIGELLANAMEKVGNDGVITIEESKTAETILDVVEGMQFDRGYLSPYFVTNTDSMEVALENPYILLYDKKISTMKDLLPMLEHVAKQGKSLLIIAEDVDGEALATLVVNKMRGTLKVAAVKAPGFGDRRKAMLEDIAILTGGMLVSEDTGAKLEDAPVTVLGQAKSITITKDNTTIVEGAGDAASIKARIGQIKKQIEATTSDYDREKLQERLAKLAGGVAVIKVGAATEVEMKEKKDRVDDAMHATRAAVEEGIVPGGGVALIRAEKAIDSLKFDNADQKTGAAIIRRAIEEPLRQIVQNAGLEGSVVVNKVKEGKDSFGYNAKTDTYEDLIKAGVIDPAKVTRTALKNAASIASMILTTDCVIAEKKEPKPAAPAMDPSMGMGGMM; encoded by the coding sequence ATGGCAAAGCAACTTAAGTTTGATGTAGCAGCTCGCGAATCCCTGATGAAGGGTGTGGACAAACTCGCCAACGCAGTGAAGGTCACTCTCGGTCCTAAGGGCCGTAACGTGATGATCGCAAAGGCCTTCGGTGCCCCGAACGTCACCAAGGACGGCGTGTCTGTCGCTAAGGAAGTGGAACTGGAAGACGCCTACGAAAACCTCGGCGCCCAGATGGCCAAGGAGGTCGCCAACAAGACTTCTGACGCAGCTGGTGACGGTACCACCACTGCTACCGTGCTCGCTCAGGCTATCACTCGCGAAGGCCTCAAGAACGTTGCCGCCGGCGCAAATCCGATGGACATCAAGCGCGGTATGGACGCTGCTGTCGAAGCCGTGATTAAGGAAATCGGCAAGATGGCCGTGAAGATCAACGGCAAGGAACACATTGCCCAGGTCGCAACGATTTCTGCTAACAACGACCCCGAAATTGGCGAACTCCTCGCCAACGCTATGGAAAAGGTCGGTAACGACGGTGTGATCACCATCGAAGAATCCAAGACTGCTGAAACCATTCTCGACGTTGTCGAAGGTATGCAGTTCGACCGCGGCTACCTCTCTCCGTACTTCGTCACCAACACGGACAGCATGGAAGTGGCCCTCGAAAACCCGTACATCCTGTTGTACGACAAGAAGATTTCTACCATGAAGGATTTGCTGCCGATGCTCGAACACGTTGCTAAGCAGGGCAAGTCTCTCCTCATCATCGCCGAAGACGTCGATGGCGAAGCACTTGCAACGCTCGTTGTGAACAAGATGCGCGGCACCCTGAAGGTCGCAGCCGTTAAGGCTCCGGGCTTCGGCGACCGTCGTAAGGCAATGCTCGAAGACATCGCTATCCTCACTGGCGGTATGCTGGTTTCCGAAGACACTGGCGCCAAGCTCGAAGACGCTCCGGTGACCGTGCTCGGCCAGGCCAAGTCTATCACTATCACGAAGGACAACACCACGATCGTCGAAGGTGCTGGCGACGCCGCTTCTATCAAGGCCCGTATCGGTCAGATTAAGAAGCAGATCGAAGCTACCACGAGCGACTACGACCGCGAAAAGCTTCAGGAACGCTTGGCCAAGCTCGCTGGCGGCGTAGCTGTGATCAAGGTCGGTGCTGCTACTGAAGTTGAAATGAAGGAAAAGAAGGACCGCGTCGACGACGCTATGCACGCAACCCGCGCCGCCGTCGAAGAAGGTATCGTTCCGGGTGGTGGCGTTGCCCTCATCCGCGCCGAAAAGGCCATCGATTCCCTCAAGTTTGATAACGCCGACCAGAAGACTGGTGCCGCTATCATCCGCCGCGCTATTGAAGAACCTCTCCGTCAGATTGTCCAGAACGCAGGCCTCGAAGGCTCTGTCGTGGTGAACAAGGTGAAGGAAGGCAAGGACAGCTTCGGTTACAATGCGAAGACTGACACCTACGAAGACCTCATCAAGGCTGGTGTGATTGACCCGGCCAAGGTGACTCGTACGGCCCTCAAGAACGCCGCTTCTATCGCTTCGATGATCCTCACGACTGACTGCGTGATCGCCGAAAAGAAGGAACCGAAGCCGGCAGCTCCTGCCATGGATCCGTCCATGGGCATGGGCGGCATGATGTAA